The sequence below is a genomic window from Bradyrhizobium septentrionale.
CTCTTGGAGTTCTCAACTCTCCGGGCGCCCGCCCCGCGACGGCCGCCGCCAGACTATCCCATTCCGGGGCTGGATGGAACGCCTGGCGACGACCGCGACAACGGCGCGGCTGGTTGGGCGATCACCAATAGTCGCCGCACACATTGACCCATTGCAGCCCATACGGCGTCCACGACCTGCGCCAGCAGCCATCGTAATAGCCGCCGGCGTAAACGTAGGGCGCGCCGATGAACGCGAAGCGATGGAAGCGGTGGTGGCGGAAGCCGCCATGATGGAAGAAGCGCGTGCCGTGGACTCCGGCGCCGGCAAATCGCGGGCCGATTGCGGGCGCACCGACGAAGCGGGGGCCACCAACGCGCCCGCCGGCAAAATGCCCGCCGCCGCCCATCGCGGCGAACGCCGCGCCACCACCACGCATACCGCCGCCGAAAGCACCGCCACGCATTCCGCCCATTCCGCCGCCATGCATGCCGCCGCCCATGGCGCCAGCAAAGCCACCGCCATGGCCGCCACCGAAGCCACCGCCGTGACCACCGCCGCCACCGCCATGTCCACCACCGCCTCTGGCGAAGGCTACGGGTGCAAGCGCAACGCTGGCAGCGAGCGTCGCCGCCGTGAGAAACGTGAACAGCCTATTCTTCATCAAATCCTCCCTGATTGGGACCGCGGCGAACCTCTCATCGCCGCAAACAGAGGATGCTCAGAAGACGCAAGCCGATGCCCGACTTCAACTGACAAATGCGCCAGATTCTGACGCCGGATTTAGGATCGGCGCGCGAGCCGGCGCGCGCGGCGACCTTCAAGTGTCCGAATCAAACCACCAGACGATCTCGGAGGCAGGGCAGGCTTCGCGTCACGTCAGGAGCGCTCGCCTTGAGGATGCGCGCGGCACCGGCACACCCCTTGATTATGCGCGATCTCCGTGGTAACTGGGCTTCATGATCAACGTCGTGCGCATCGCGAACCGTAAAAACATGACCCACTCTCGCTGGGCCGTGGAAGGAGTCGTGCGCTAGGAATTCGACGACGCGATCTTTTCACCAGGCCCCGCCGGCATCGGACGGGGCCTTTTATTTGGCCATGCTCCCTGCCGGCACGACAGCAGGAGCATCCGATGCCACCCCAACAGACGAACCTCACCCCCGAGACCGGGCGCGATGCCGCAGGGCTGCGCCTCGACCCCGCCATCGCTCTGGTGAAAGACACCACCGGCGATGCCTTGGCCGAGGCGTGCCCCGATGCCTCCATCGCAGCGCTAAGAGACGCTTTCTCGGAAAAGGAAGCGGCTGGACCACCAGTCGCATCGACGCGGAGCCTCCTGGGTTTGCTCCAGGGATATTGGCGTGCGTTGCGAAATTGGCGCCAACGCGCAAGGTCGCGAGTCAGTTTGCACGACCTCAGCGACAGGGAGCTGATGGATATCGGCCTGACACAAGGTGAGATCGACTGCCTCGTCGCCGGCCGAGCCATTGAAAGGCTCAGAGAAGGCACGACGTATCTTTGGCTGTCTCGTGGTGTGATGTAACTGATGGCAAGTCACCACCAGCTCTGCACATTGAGTGGCTGGCCGCCGGGCGGATCAACGAAGCGTGATCCGCCCCTTTTCTATCGCCGTGATGTGGCGGACGCCAACGCGGCTCAGGTCGGCTTGCCGCGCCCGCTCTTCTCGGCGGCGCGGCGCAGCGCTTCGGCAAGCGCGCCGCCGCCGGACTGCTCGGCCGGCTTGCGCGGAGCCGACGACGTCATCTTGGCCGAGCCGCGCGAAAAATCGCGGGACGGCCCTGCATTGTCCTTCTTCGGCCCGATCTCGTCGTCGAGCCGCAGCGTCAGTGCGATGCGCTTGCGCGCGACCTCGACGTCCAGCACCTTCACCTTGACGATGTCGCCGGGCTTCACCACCTCGCGCGGGTCCTTGATGAAGGTCTTCGACATCGCCGAGATATGCACCAGCCCATCCTGGTGCACGCCGACGTCGACGAAGGCGCCGAAGGCCGCGACGTTGGTCACGGTGCCCTCGAGGATCATGCCCTTCTTGAGGTCCTTGACCTCCTCGACGCCTTCCTTGAACACCGCCGCCTTGAACGCCGGACGCGGGTCGCGGCCGGGCTTCTCGAGTTCGCGCAGAATGTCGGTGACGGTCGGCAATCCAAACATGTCGTCGACGAAGGATTGCGGCCTGAGCCCACGCATCATGTCGGCGTTGCCGATCAGCGCCTTGATGTCGCTCTTGGTCGCCTCAAGGATGCGGCGTACCACCGGATAGGCTTCCGGATGCACGCCGGAGGAATCGAGCGGGTCCTCGCCATTGCTGATGCGCAGGAAGCCCGCGCACTGCTCGAATGCCTTCGGCCCGAGCCGCGGCACCTCCTTCAGCGCCTTGCGCGACTTGAACGGACCGTTGGCATCGCGGTGCTGCACGATGCTTTGCGCCAGCCCTGCGCCGATGCCCGACACCCGCGAGAGCAGCGGCACCGAGGCGGTGTTGGCATCGACACCGACCGCGTTCACGCAGTCTTCCACCACGGCATCGAGCGAGCGCGCAAGCTTGGCTTCGCCGAGATCGTGCTGGTACTGGCCGACGCCGATCGCCTTCGGATCGATCTTGACGAGCTCGGCCAGCGGATCCTGCAGCCGCCGCGCGATCGAGACCGCGCCGCGAATGGTGACGTCGAGGTCGGGCAATTCGTTCGAGGCGAAGGCGGAGGCCGAGTAGACCGACGCGCCGGCCTCGGAGACCACGATCTTGGTCATCTTGCGCTCGGGCAGTCGCTTCACCAACTCGGCGGCGAGCTTGTCGGTCTCGCGCGAGGCGGTGCCGTTGCCGATCGCGATCAGCTCGACGCCGTGCTCGATCGCGAGCTTGCCGAGAATGGCGAGCGCCTCGTCCCAGCGCCGCTGCGGCTCGTGCGGAAAGATAGCCGTATGCGCCACCACCTTGCCGGTCGCATCGATCACCGCGACCTTGACGCCGGTGCGATAGCCGGGGTCGAGCCCCATGGTGGCACGCGCGCCGGCCGGCGCCGCGAGCAGCAGATCGCGCAAATTCGAGGCGAACACGCGCACCGCCTCGGTTTCGGCTGCGGCCCACAGCCGCATCCGCAGGTCGATGTTGAGATGGATCTGGATCTTGGTGCGCCAGGCCCAGCGCACCGTCTCCGTCAGCCACTTGTCGCCCTTGCGGCCCTGGTTGGAGACCGCAAAGCGGTTCATGATCTTGAGTTCATAGATGCCGGGCACGCCGACGGCCGGCGCCTCGGCCTCCGGCTTGATCGCGAGGTCGAGGATCTCTTCCTTCTCGCCGCGGAACAGCGCCAGGATGCGGTGCGACGGCAGTTTCGGCAGCGGCTCGGAGAAATCGAAATAGTCCTTGAACTTCTCGCCTTCGGTCTTCTTGCCGGTGCGGACGGTCGAAGCCATGATGCCGTTCGACCACATCTCCTCGCGTAGCGCGCCGATCAGATCGGCGTCCTCGGCGAAGCGCTCGACCAGGATGGCGCGCGCGCCGTCCAGCGCGGCGGCGACGTCGGCGACCTGCTTCTCGGCA
It includes:
- a CDS encoding Tex family protein, with the translated sequence MAKIHHQIAQELGVRDEQVEAAVTLLDGGATVPFIARYRKELTGALDDTQLRTLEERLTYLRELEERRTAVLNSIREQGKLDAALEAQIMAADSKGRLEDIYLPYKPKRRTKAEIAKEAGLEPLADLLLTQPQSDPNEAASPFVDAEKQVADVAAALDGARAILVERFAEDADLIGALREEMWSNGIMASTVRTGKKTEGEKFKDYFDFSEPLPKLPSHRILALFRGEKEEILDLAIKPEAEAPAVGVPGIYELKIMNRFAVSNQGRKGDKWLTETVRWAWRTKIQIHLNIDLRMRLWAAAETEAVRVFASNLRDLLLAAPAGARATMGLDPGYRTGVKVAVIDATGKVVAHTAIFPHEPQRRWDEALAILGKLAIEHGVELIAIGNGTASRETDKLAAELVKRLPERKMTKIVVSEAGASVYSASAFASNELPDLDVTIRGAVSIARRLQDPLAELVKIDPKAIGVGQYQHDLGEAKLARSLDAVVEDCVNAVGVDANTASVPLLSRVSGIGAGLAQSIVQHRDANGPFKSRKALKEVPRLGPKAFEQCAGFLRISNGEDPLDSSGVHPEAYPVVRRILEATKSDIKALIGNADMMRGLRPQSFVDDMFGLPTVTDILRELEKPGRDPRPAFKAAVFKEGVEEVKDLKKGMILEGTVTNVAAFGAFVDVGVHQDGLVHISAMSKTFIKDPREVVKPGDIVKVKVLDVEVARKRIALTLRLDDEIGPKKDNAGPSRDFSRGSAKMTSSAPRKPAEQSGGGALAEALRRAAEKSGRGKPT
- a CDS encoding DUF1127 domain-containing protein, with amino-acid sequence MPPQQTNLTPETGRDAAGLRLDPAIALVKDTTGDALAEACPDASIAALRDAFSEKEAAGPPVASTRSLLGLLQGYWRALRNWRQRARSRVSLHDLSDRELMDIGLTQGEIDCLVAGRAIERLREGTTYLWLSRGVM